The uncultured Sphaerochaeta sp. genome includes the window AGCGTACCATCTCCTCCGACGGTTACCAGAATATTGATATTCAGCCGCTCCAAGGAGTCGACAATCTCTTCAACCTGCTTGCCACCACCACGAGCAGAGCCAAGAATGGTCCCTCCTTTCTCCTGTATGTCATCAACAACATCCGGATCAAGGGGGATCAAAGGCCAGGGGCTGTTCTCGAGCAAGCCCTGATAACCAAACTGGATACCACTGATCCTCCTGACCCCATAGCGATACCAAAAACAACGAACCACAGCCCTGATAACATTATTCAAACCTGGGCAGATACCACCACAGGTGGCAATAGCCGCATGTACATGGGCAGGGTTGAAGTAGATTTTGGAGCGTGGACCGGCAAGCTCTACCGTCTCCTCATGGCGAGGGACTGGATGGCCATCCTTATCAATATCAGTATCGATGCCATAGAGAATATGGTCACTATCATCCACATAATCAGCCTGCCCATCATTCTGGGATGTACTCATGATAATCGGGGAGGAAATCTTTGCTACTCCCAAACTAGGTATGGAAAAATCCATCTTCTTATTCATTAGACCTCGCCTCCATGTTCATCATACTCTTCAAGCAACGAACCCAATTCTTCCTTGAACCTGGAAAAAGGAGAGGAAAGACTCCCTTTGGCCCGCTTGTTGAATTCTCGATATAGTGCAAGAAACTGTACAGCAAACTCCGTCAGTGTCGCACCTTCACGGTTGGCTCCACCTTTTCGTCGATTGAGGACGGGAACGCCAAGACCCTTTTCCAGGTTTTGGACCATGGCAAAGGCCTTGGAGTAGGAAATGCCCAAAGCAGAGGCAGCCTTCCTCAACGAGTTCTGCTGCTCAACTTGCTCGAGCAACCACAGCACCCCGATTCCCATGAATTTGTTGCCTTCCTCATCGACGAGGTAGAGCTTCGCTTTTAGTTCCATGCCTCTCCTGCCGCTTGGTACACGATATCCACCAGTTCAGCTATTCTATCACATTCTACTGAACAATAGGCGAGTCTTAGGGTAACATCGGCAATATTGATGCATCCAACCTGATATTTATCAAGTAAATGCCTACGTAGTTGCTCTGCACTTCCCTTGCAATCAAATGCCATGAAGTACCCACTGTTGAACGGATGAGGTTTGAGTAAATCGTTACCTTCATGCTTCTTCAAGGCTTCCTTGAGCGTACGGTAGCGTCTCTCCATCTCCACCTTGGCTGCCAACTTATCAGATTCATACTGCGCTCCAGAACGCATCGCCTTGAGCAGTAAACTCTGACCTGGGCGGTCACAGTTGGAAACGGTACTTCTAATGATACCCAACGTCTTCTTGTTCAAGGCATCATAGTGTTCTTCACTTAGGTCCTTGCTTCCATAGGTAATGAATCCAATGCGAAAACCCCAGACCATATCTTCCTTGGTGGCAGCATCACACTTGACAGCAAGAATATTTGGATGGGCATCACAAAGCAGAGAGAACAAGCTCTCAGTGGCCGAGTCATCCTCAAAGAAGAGGCCAAAGTAGGCATCATCACTGAGTACCATCAGCTGCATGCCCTCTTCAGCAAGCGAAACAAGGGTGTCTGCGATAGCCTGCATCTCATGCTTGGTTGGGGTATATCCGGTCGGGTTGTTGGGGAAGTTGAGTAGAATTCGTGCCTTCTTATCGGGTATTCCGGCCAATACTTCCCGCATACCATCCACATTGAAGCCACCTTCAGCAGTATAGAGGTCGAAGGTCTTGATGGAAGCTCCTGTTTGATGGGCAAAGATCAGCTCATAGTTATCCCAGGCAAGGTTGGGAATCACCAAGGTGTCTCCATCCTGGACAAAAAGCTGAGCCATCATCTGCAGCCCATGTGTCAGTCCAGCGGTTACAGCCGGAAGGCTGAAGGTCTTTCCTTGCAGGGTTGGATTCTTGACCAACATCTGTTCTTTCCATAAAGCCCTGAGAGCGGGATCCCCGCCACCTGGTGCATAGGAAAACAATTCGGAGGGCTTGAAGGCGTTATCAGTAAACTGATGATAAATGTCCGTCAAATACATCGGTTGCCCACCGGATGTAGCCATCCCGATGGTGGCATTGAACCGAGTGGCTTTTTTGCCGGCTTCGGCGCTTTGGGCGACGATCCCCTTGGGGAAAAACATCCTTCGTCCTACGTCGGAGAGCATTGCGTCCACGATAGTTCCCTGCAACGTCTCATTCAGTTCTTTTGCTAGTACATGCATATTCTGTCCTCCAGTCATGGGTATGTATATACGTTTTCTGGAGAAATGTCACTAAAACGACCCTAAAAAGAGAATTCGCCTTGCATTTCTTCCCTCTTCTTCTCTTCTCCTCCCAACATGGCAAGGAAGGTTGGCTCATCCACAATGGTTATCCCGATTTCCTGTGCCTTCTTGAGCTTGCTGCCCCCTCCACTACCGGCAAGCAGGTGGGTTGTCTTGCTTGTAACAGCACTGACCGTTCTCCCACCCCGCTTAAGTACTTCATCCATTGCCTTGGATCGAGGATTGAAGTGTTCGAAGGAACCGGTAACGCACCACACCTGGCCAGAAAAGCTTTCATTCACCAAGGCATGTGCATCTTCCTTCTCCTCCATTGCCAAGCCGAAACTCGCCAACGCAGCAATACGCTCCTGCATCGTGGGATCATTCAATGCATCAATATAGAGCTTTGCACTCTTCTCCCCGATCTGCTTGATGCTGGTAAGCCGCTCCATATCCTGACGCCTGGCTACATCAAGGAGCTTTTCCATGCTGTCCAGACCAGACTCAATCAAGATTTGGGCACCTTTTTTGCCAAGCTCAGGGATGCCCAAGGAGATAAGCACCTGGGTGAAGCTCCTTTTTTTGGATTCTTCAACACCCTTTTCAAGCAGGAGAATCTTCTTCTCCCCAAAACCACTCAACTCACCAAGGACCTTTCTATAATCAATCCGGTAGATATCCGGGATATCCTGCAAGACTCCTTGCTCAATAAGAACAGCTGCCGTCTCAGGACCGAAGTTGTCGATATCCATTCCCCCCTTGGAGATAAAAAAC containing:
- a CDS encoding aminotransferase class I/II-fold pyridoxal phosphate-dependent enzyme, producing MHVLAKELNETLQGTIVDAMLSDVGRRMFFPKGIVAQSAEAGKKATRFNATIGMATSGGQPMYLTDIYHQFTDNAFKPSELFSYAPGGGDPALRALWKEQMLVKNPTLQGKTFSLPAVTAGLTHGLQMMAQLFVQDGDTLVIPNLAWDNYELIFAHQTGASIKTFDLYTAEGGFNVDGMREVLAGIPDKKARILLNFPNNPTGYTPTKHEMQAIADTLVSLAEEGMQLMVLSDDAYFGLFFEDDSATESLFSLLCDAHPNILAVKCDAATKEDMVWGFRIGFITYGSKDLSEEHYDALNKKTLGIIRSTVSNCDRPGQSLLLKAMRSGAQYESDKLAAKVEMERRYRTLKEALKKHEGNDLLKPHPFNSGYFMAFDCKGSAEQLRRHLLDKYQVGCINIADVTLRLAYCSVECDRIAELVDIVYQAAGEAWN
- a CDS encoding LysR family transcriptional regulator, with protein sequence MELKAKLYLVDEEGNKFMGIGVLWLLEQVEQQNSLRKAASALGISYSKAFAMVQNLEKGLGVPVLNRRKGGANREGATLTEFAVQFLALYREFNKRAKGSLSSPFSRFKEELGSLLEEYDEHGGEV